In the genome of Populus trichocarpa isolate Nisqually-1 chromosome 6, P.trichocarpa_v4.1, whole genome shotgun sequence, one region contains:
- the LOC7485226 gene encoding FIP1[V]-like protein isoform X2: MVVVIFIWVDLLHLYNRGNAVVGTAEKYVRPGAAPMPAATSVGPGGTPGQVRPPMNMGAMAGRGRGDWRPVGIKGAPQKNFHPGFGGSAWGAGRGFGSGMEFTLPSHKTIFDFDIDGFEEKPWKYPGVDISDYFNFGLNEESWKDYCKQLEQYRLETTMQSKIRVYESGRAEQEYDPDLPPELAAATGFHATADNSNAGKSDIGQSDLAKGSARMRPQIPTGRAIQVETGYGERIPSIEGRAPRLRDSDAIIEIVCQGSLEDSPPRDGVQDGAHNDPQKDDFKVSDASEDDMEQTENEYAGGFPQAYNGRKGGRRTPYMNSAHNMSEGDVLPIHPKAPAPYHQTGSRGHPPSYPGRESGTPHEERRMQGRSCDSSPHLTPSQNSRDKKFLDDVEEESTESMDDKLSPRISSPITVRDARELSSEEKDDVEPLQAEESSRLGRDEMTENEETTNDKDGNVHHSTRKQKVSSHVEQPALQQLDDEEDSKAARSSENSKARSGSSKDYQKWQDGVEEEVVQDRRSTRSGSIRRHLDENEQNFQRKDRDVRREMERNRGVIRGREDSYPHRDLDPSLPHHLHMKHESYDKRKERENPDISWQQRDEDPHSRKHRTEDRKREHGDEMGSRHRGKIRETERSDKDEHLHSRKQLENGSYRIHHDKDGSSRHRERDDNLKSRFEMVDDYHSKRRKDEEYVKREYADKEEILHGHRENTSRRRHERDDQQRIRDNLDGYHSVKHKDEVWLQRERGERQRQREREREELYRVKQSSEENLPKREREEGRASARSGRVVDDKAWAGHAWGKDEYKVSDKEYQLKDTVRISEHQKRRDRMEDESLSHHRGQDDVYARGNQFSNEERRSRQERSSSRVDRTVDTSVSQRVHEKKHKENPRKNKESDGDHGTWGPSKRNQDNLNGHSDETVLKRSREPGSREAEILMQLNSSKRLKKNASSDDEQQDSRRGRSKLERWTSHKERDYNISKASASLKFKETDRNNNGGSLQGSKLSDEPPKKVETVEKQAKIETVEKHCTGEEKDVADAENKDTDTKPSGDRHLDTVEKLKKRSERFKLPMPSEKDAFSVKKMESEAVPSVKPETPADSEIKPERPPRKRRWISN; this comes from the exons ATGGTTGTTGTAATCTTTATCTGGGTTGACCTATTGCATTTGTATAATAGGGGTAATGCTGTGGTAGGAACAGCCGAGAAG TATGTAAGACCTGGTGCAGCACCGATGCCTGCAGCTACTAGTGTTGGTCCCGGAGGAACTCCAGGTCAAGTCCGTCCTCCTATGAACATGGGTGCTATGGCTGGTCGAGGTAGAGGTGACTGGCGACCAGTAGGAATAAAAGGTGCCCCTCAAAAGAACTTTCATCCAGGATTTGGGGGGTCTGCTTGGGGTGCAGGGAGGGGTTTTGGCAGTGGAATGGAATTCACGCTTCCTTCCCACAA GACCATATTTGATTTTGACATTGATGGCTTTGAGGAAAAGCCATGGAAATATCCTGGCGTGGACATATCGGACTACTTCAACTTTGGTTTGAATGAGGAGAGCTGGAAAGATTATTGCAAACAGCTG GAACAATATCGACTGGAGACTACAATGCAAAGCAAAATTCGTGTTTATGAAAGTGGGCGGGCAGAGCAG GAATACGATCCTGATTTGCCACCAGAACTAGCAGCGGCAACAGGTTTCCATGCTACAGCTGACAATTCAAATGCTGGAAAGTCAGACATTGGACAGAGTGATTTGGCTAAAGGATCTGCTCGTATGCGGCCACAAATA CCAACTGGAAGAGCAATACAAGTTGAAACTGGTTATGGTGAACGCATCCCCTCCATTGAAGGTCGAGCTCCTCGACTTCGTGATTCTGATGCCATCATAGAG ATTGTCTGCCAGGGCTCTCTAGAAGATTCCCCCCCAAGAGATGGTGTCCAGGATGGAGCACACAATGATCCTCAAAAAGATGACTTTAAAGTGAGCGATGCATCTGAAGATGACATGGAACAGACAGAAAATGAATATGCTGGTGGTTTTCCACAGGCCTACAATGGTCGAAAGGGTGGGAGGAGAACACCTTACATGAATTCTGCCCACAACATGTCTGAGGGAGATGTTTTGCCCATCCATCCCAAAGCACCAGCTCCATACCACCAGACTGGTTCTAGGGGTCACCCTCCTTCCTACCCTGGTAGGGAATCTGGCACCCCTCATGAGGAAAG GCGGATGCAGGGAAGATCATGTGATAGTTCTCCTCATTTAACTCCTAGTCAAAACTCACGAGACAAGAAATTTCTTGATGATGTGGAGGAAGAATCAACTGAAAGTATGGACGATAAACTCAGTCCACGGATATCATCTCCTATCACAGTTCGAGATGCAAGAGAGTTGAGCTCTGAGGAAAAAGATGATGTTGAGCCTTTGCAAGCTGAGGAAAGCTCTAGATTGGGAAGGGATGAAATGACTGAGAATGAAGAAACCACTAATGATAAGGATGGAAATGTGCACCATTCTACAAGGAAACAAAAGGTAAGTTCTCATGTCGAACAGCCTGCATTGCAACAGCTCGATGATGAGGAAGACTCAAAGGCTGCAAGAAGCAGTGAAAATAGCAAAGCAAGATCAGGCAGTAGCAAAGATTATCAGAAATGGCAAGATGGTGTTGAGGAGGAAGTTGTTCAAGATAGACGTTCTACACGCTCAGGGAGCATCAGACGGCACCTTGATGAAAATGAACAGAATTTTCAAAGAAAGGATCGTGATGTGAGAAGAGAGATGGAAAGAAATCGTGGTGTGATAAGAGGGAGGGAGGATTCTTATCCTCATAGAGACCTGGATCCTAGCTTGCCCCATCATTTGCATATGAAGCATGAGAGCTATGATAAGCGAAAGGAGCGTGAAAATCCAGATATCTCTTGGCAACAAAGAGATGAAGATCCACATAGCAGAAAACATAGAACTGAAGACAGGAAGAGGGAACACGGAGATGAAATGGGATCAAGGCACCGGGGTAAGATTCGGGAGACTGAGAGGAGTGACAAAGATGAACATCTTCATTCAAGGAAACAGTTAGAGAATGGCAGCTACAGGATCCATCATGATAAGGATGGCAGTTCACGGCACAGGGAAAGAGATGACAATTTGAAGAGTAGGTTTGAAATGGTAGATGACTACCATAGCAAAAGGAGGAAAGATGAAGAATATGTGAAAAGAGAATATGCTGATAAGGAGGAGATACTGCATGGCCACAGAGAAAATACCAGTCGCCGAAGGCACGAAAGAGATGATCAGCAAAGGATTAGAGACAATCTTGATGGTTATCACTCTGTTAAGCATAAAGACGAGGTCTGGCTCCAAAGAGAGAGGGGTGAGAGGCAGAGgcagagggagagggagagggaggagtTATATAGGGTAAAACAATCCAGTGAAGAAAATTTACCAAAacgagagagagaagaaggacGAGCATCTGCAAGGAGTGGGCGTGTTGTGGATGACAAAGCATGGGCTGGCCATGCTTGGGGGAAAGATGAATATAAAGTTTCTGATAAAGAGTACCAACTTAAAGATACAGTTCGAATCAGTGAACACCAGAAAAGAAGGGACCGAATGGAGGATGAAAGTCTTTCACATCATAGGGGACAAGATGATGTTTATGCACGTGGAAATCAGTTTAGTAATGAAGAGAGAAGATCCAGGCAGGAAAGGTCAAGCTCTCGGGTTGATCGCACTGTAGATACTTCTGTTAGCCAAAGGGTGCATGAGAAGAAGCATAAAGAAAACCCAAGGAAGAATAAAGAATCTGATGGAGATCATGGCACTTGGGGCCCTTCCAAAAGAAACCAAGACAACCTGAATGGTCACAGTGATGAAACG GTTTTAAAACGCTCTCGTGAGCCAGGAAGCAGAGAGGCTGAGATCTTGATGCAATTGAACTCTTCCAAAAGACTCAAGAAAAATGCTTCCTCGGATGATGAACAACAAGATTCCAGGAGAGGACGCTCAAAATTGGAGCGTTGGACAAGCCATAAAGAGAGGGATTACAATATCAGCAAGGCATCAGCTTCCTTAAAGTTTAAAGAGACTGATAGGAATAACAATGGTGGATCTTTACAAGGCAGTAAACTTTCTGATGAACCCCCTAAGAAAGTTGAGACTGttgagaagcaggcaaaaatcGAGACTGTTGAGAAGCATTGCACAGGTGAAGAGAAAGATGTTGCTGATGCAGAGAATAAGGATACTGATACAAAGCCATCGGGGGACCGGCACTTGGACACGGTTGAGAAGTTGAAGAAGCGGAGTGAGAGGTTCAAGCTTCCAATGCCAAGTGAGAAAGATGCCTTCTCAGTAAAAAAGATGGAGAGCGAGGCGGTGCCTTCTGTCAAACCTGAGACTCCTGCAGATTCAGAGATTAAACCAGAGCGGCCTCCTCGAAAACGAAGGTGGATCAGCAATTGA
- the LOC7485227 gene encoding uncharacterized protein LOC7485227 has translation MIGVGKIKQYSNVLEKPLSKGKQEVSLSAFAFLFSELVQYNQTQVDNIAELERRLEDAGYAVGARVLELLCHRDKGNRRETRLLGILSFVHSTVWKVLFGKVADSLEKGTEHEDEYMISEKELLVNRFISIPKDMGTFNCGAFVAGIVRGVLDSAGFPAVVTAHFVPMEGQQRPRTTILIKFAEEVLRREARLG, from the exons atgatcgGAGTAGGCAAGATCAAGCAATACTCTAACGTCCTCGAAAAACCTCTCAGCAAAGGCAAACAAGAG gtGAGTTTGAGTGCGTTTGCATTTTTGTTTTCGGAACTTGTCCAGTATAATCAAACACAGGTTGATAACATTGCTGAATTAGAGCGAAG GCTAGAGGATGCAGGATATGCTGTGGGGGCTCGAGTTCTGGAACTTCTTTGTCATAGGGACAAG GGCAACAGAAGGGAAACACGATTGTTGGGTATTTTGTCTTTTGTGCACAGCACTGTGTGGAAAGTGTTATTTGGAAAG GTAGCTGACTCCCTTGAGAAAGGCACTGAACATGAAGATGAATACATGATCAGCGAAAAGGAGCTCCTTGTCAACAG ATTCATTTCAATTCCAAAGGACATGGGGACATTTAACTGTGGGGCATTTGTTGCTGGAATAGTAAGG GGTGTTTTGGATAGTGCAGGTTTTCCAGCTGTAGTAACAGCTCATTTTGTACCTATGGAGGGCCAGCAACGACCTAGGACGaccattttgataaaatttgctGAAGAG gTACTAAGAAGAGAAGCAAGACTAGGTTGA
- the LOC7455670 gene encoding probable CCR4-associated factor 1 homolog 7, producing the protein MALNSKMSVVHNKDLVVIRDVWKYNLEKEFKLILNIVDDFPYIAMDTEFPGIVLRPVGSVKTGSDYNYQTLKANVDLLKLIQLGLTLSDEKGNLPTCGTDKYCVWQFNFCDFNPNEDVYANDSIELLSQSGIDFVKNAEVGADATRFTELLMTSGIVLNDDVHWVTFHSGYDFGYLLKMLTGKKLPDTQVDFFKLIKIYFPVLYDIKHLMKFCNGLHGGLNKLAEQLGVKRIGISHQAGSDSLLTSSTFMKLKEIFFSGSPERYAGVLYGLGVEN; encoded by the coding sequence ATGGCCTTGAACTCTAAAATGTCGGTTGTGCATAACAAAGATTTGGTTGTTATCAGGGACGTATGGAAATATAATCttgaaaaagaattcaaattgATCCTCaatattgttgatgatttcccatACATTGCAATGGACACTGAGTTTCCTGGCATTGTTTTACGCCCGGTGGGGAGTGTCAAGACTGGCTCTGATTACAACTATCAAACCCTTAAGGCAAATGTTGATCTTTTGAAGTTAATTCAACTGGGCCTTACATTATCTGATGAAAAAGGGAACTTGCCAACCTGTGGAACTGATAAGTATTGTGTTTGGCAATtcaatttttgtgattttaaccCCAATGAAGATGTCTATGCTAATGATTCTATCGAGCTTTTATCCCAAAGTGgcattgattttgtgaagaatgCAGAAGTTGGTGCTGATGCTACGAGGTTTACTGAGTTGTTAATGACGTCTGGGATTGTTTTGAATGATGATGTTCATTGGGTTACATTTCATAGTGGGTATGATTTTGGGTACTTGCTTAAGATGCTTACTGGCAAGAAACTGCCTGATACACAAGTAGATTTTTTTAAGCTGATCAAGATATATTTCCCTGTGCTTTATGATATTAAGCATTTGATGAAGTTTTGTAATGGTCTTCACGGTGGGTTGAACAAGCTGGCTGAGCAGTTGGGTGTGAAGAGGATTGGTATTTCTCACCAAGCAGGTTCTGATAGTTTGCTTACTAGTAGCACttttatgaaattgaaggaGATTTTCTTTAGTGGCTCCCCTGAGAGATATGCTGGTGTTTTGTATGGTCTTGGTGTTGAGAATTGA
- the LOC7485226 gene encoding FIP1[V]-like protein isoform X1, producing the protein MEDDDEFGDLYTDVLRPFSSSSSSTPQPTQPLSAPSYLHRPIDINDAVKDDDDEILHGNPPDPTNQNSIQITSFSAPRIRVLGDAESPIKASIGDDTEVSFDIEEVNTGILEDSGPIIPGLTEDDSRKMEASAEISGGGGDWQDEEESDSEDDLQIVLNDNTHPGGTMGIDREIGDDDDDDEDGDPLVIVADGDGPNQAIEEQDWGGGEDGVAAAGGGAEGERKEGGEAVGKGNAVVGPKIGYSNHVYHHHPFHSQFKYVRPGAAPMPAATSVGPGGTPGQVRPPMNMGAMAGRGRGDWRPVGIKGAPQKNFHPGFGGSAWGAGRGFGSGMEFTLPSHKTIFDFDIDGFEEKPWKYPGVDISDYFNFGLNEESWKDYCKQLEQYRLETTMQSKIRVYESGRAEQEYDPDLPPELAAATGFHATADNSNAGKSDIGQSDLAKGSARMRPQIPTGRAIQVETGYGERIPSIEGRAPRLRDSDAIIEIVCQGSLEDSPPRDGVQDGAHNDPQKDDFKVSDASEDDMEQTENEYAGGFPQAYNGRKGGRRTPYMNSAHNMSEGDVLPIHPKAPAPYHQTGSRGHPPSYPGRESGTPHEERRMQGRSCDSSPHLTPSQNSRDKKFLDDVEEESTESMDDKLSPRISSPITVRDARELSSEEKDDVEPLQAEESSRLGRDEMTENEETTNDKDGNVHHSTRKQKVSSHVEQPALQQLDDEEDSKAARSSENSKARSGSSKDYQKWQDGVEEEVVQDRRSTRSGSIRRHLDENEQNFQRKDRDVRREMERNRGVIRGREDSYPHRDLDPSLPHHLHMKHESYDKRKERENPDISWQQRDEDPHSRKHRTEDRKREHGDEMGSRHRGKIRETERSDKDEHLHSRKQLENGSYRIHHDKDGSSRHRERDDNLKSRFEMVDDYHSKRRKDEEYVKREYADKEEILHGHRENTSRRRHERDDQQRIRDNLDGYHSVKHKDEVWLQRERGERQRQREREREELYRVKQSSEENLPKREREEGRASARSGRVVDDKAWAGHAWGKDEYKVSDKEYQLKDTVRISEHQKRRDRMEDESLSHHRGQDDVYARGNQFSNEERRSRQERSSSRVDRTVDTSVSQRVHEKKHKENPRKNKESDGDHGTWGPSKRNQDNLNGHSDETVLKRSREPGSREAEILMQLNSSKRLKKNASSDDEQQDSRRGRSKLERWTSHKERDYNISKASASLKFKETDRNNNGGSLQGSKLSDEPPKKVETVEKQAKIETVEKHCTGEEKDVADAENKDTDTKPSGDRHLDTVEKLKKRSERFKLPMPSEKDAFSVKKMESEAVPSVKPETPADSEIKPERPPRKRRWISN; encoded by the exons aTGGAAGACGACGACGAATTTGGAGATCTCTACACTGACGTCTTACGTCCATTCTCTTCATCCTCATCCTCTACTCCGCAACCAACACAACCTCTCTCTGCACCGTCTTATCTCCACCGTCCGATCGATATCAACGACGCTGTCAAAGACGACGATGACGAGATCCTCCACGGCAATCCTCCTGATCCAACCAATCAAAACTCTATTCAAATTACCTCTTTTTCAGCTCCTCGAATTAGGGTTTTGGGAGATGCAGAATCGCCTATTAAAGCATCCATTGGCGACGACACAGAGGTCAGTTTTGATATCGAGGAGGTTAATACTGGGATTCTTGAAGATTCGGGCCCGATTATCCCTGGATTGACGGAAGATGATTCTAGAAAGATGGAAGCTTCTGCTGAGATCAGTGGCGGTGGTGGCGATTGGCAAGACGAGGAGGAGAGTGATAGCGAGGATGATTTGCAAATAGTGCTGAATGATAACACTCATCCTGGCGGGACCATGGGAATTGATAGAGAGATCggtgatgatgacgatgatgacgAGGATGGGGACCCGCTTGTGATTGTCGCTGATGGAGATGGACCGAATCAAGCGATAGAGGAGCAGGATTGGGGTGGCGGTGAGGATGGGGTTGCGGCTGCAGGAGGTGGGGCAGAAGGCGAGAGGAAAGAAGGAGGAGAAGCGGTGGGGAAAGGAAATGCAGTGGTCGGACCGAAGATTGGGTATAGCAATCAtgtttatcatcatcatccgTTTCATTCTCAGTTTAAG TATGTAAGACCTGGTGCAGCACCGATGCCTGCAGCTACTAGTGTTGGTCCCGGAGGAACTCCAGGTCAAGTCCGTCCTCCTATGAACATGGGTGCTATGGCTGGTCGAGGTAGAGGTGACTGGCGACCAGTAGGAATAAAAGGTGCCCCTCAAAAGAACTTTCATCCAGGATTTGGGGGGTCTGCTTGGGGTGCAGGGAGGGGTTTTGGCAGTGGAATGGAATTCACGCTTCCTTCCCACAA GACCATATTTGATTTTGACATTGATGGCTTTGAGGAAAAGCCATGGAAATATCCTGGCGTGGACATATCGGACTACTTCAACTTTGGTTTGAATGAGGAGAGCTGGAAAGATTATTGCAAACAGCTG GAACAATATCGACTGGAGACTACAATGCAAAGCAAAATTCGTGTTTATGAAAGTGGGCGGGCAGAGCAG GAATACGATCCTGATTTGCCACCAGAACTAGCAGCGGCAACAGGTTTCCATGCTACAGCTGACAATTCAAATGCTGGAAAGTCAGACATTGGACAGAGTGATTTGGCTAAAGGATCTGCTCGTATGCGGCCACAAATA CCAACTGGAAGAGCAATACAAGTTGAAACTGGTTATGGTGAACGCATCCCCTCCATTGAAGGTCGAGCTCCTCGACTTCGTGATTCTGATGCCATCATAGAG ATTGTCTGCCAGGGCTCTCTAGAAGATTCCCCCCCAAGAGATGGTGTCCAGGATGGAGCACACAATGATCCTCAAAAAGATGACTTTAAAGTGAGCGATGCATCTGAAGATGACATGGAACAGACAGAAAATGAATATGCTGGTGGTTTTCCACAGGCCTACAATGGTCGAAAGGGTGGGAGGAGAACACCTTACATGAATTCTGCCCACAACATGTCTGAGGGAGATGTTTTGCCCATCCATCCCAAAGCACCAGCTCCATACCACCAGACTGGTTCTAGGGGTCACCCTCCTTCCTACCCTGGTAGGGAATCTGGCACCCCTCATGAGGAAAG GCGGATGCAGGGAAGATCATGTGATAGTTCTCCTCATTTAACTCCTAGTCAAAACTCACGAGACAAGAAATTTCTTGATGATGTGGAGGAAGAATCAACTGAAAGTATGGACGATAAACTCAGTCCACGGATATCATCTCCTATCACAGTTCGAGATGCAAGAGAGTTGAGCTCTGAGGAAAAAGATGATGTTGAGCCTTTGCAAGCTGAGGAAAGCTCTAGATTGGGAAGGGATGAAATGACTGAGAATGAAGAAACCACTAATGATAAGGATGGAAATGTGCACCATTCTACAAGGAAACAAAAGGTAAGTTCTCATGTCGAACAGCCTGCATTGCAACAGCTCGATGATGAGGAAGACTCAAAGGCTGCAAGAAGCAGTGAAAATAGCAAAGCAAGATCAGGCAGTAGCAAAGATTATCAGAAATGGCAAGATGGTGTTGAGGAGGAAGTTGTTCAAGATAGACGTTCTACACGCTCAGGGAGCATCAGACGGCACCTTGATGAAAATGAACAGAATTTTCAAAGAAAGGATCGTGATGTGAGAAGAGAGATGGAAAGAAATCGTGGTGTGATAAGAGGGAGGGAGGATTCTTATCCTCATAGAGACCTGGATCCTAGCTTGCCCCATCATTTGCATATGAAGCATGAGAGCTATGATAAGCGAAAGGAGCGTGAAAATCCAGATATCTCTTGGCAACAAAGAGATGAAGATCCACATAGCAGAAAACATAGAACTGAAGACAGGAAGAGGGAACACGGAGATGAAATGGGATCAAGGCACCGGGGTAAGATTCGGGAGACTGAGAGGAGTGACAAAGATGAACATCTTCATTCAAGGAAACAGTTAGAGAATGGCAGCTACAGGATCCATCATGATAAGGATGGCAGTTCACGGCACAGGGAAAGAGATGACAATTTGAAGAGTAGGTTTGAAATGGTAGATGACTACCATAGCAAAAGGAGGAAAGATGAAGAATATGTGAAAAGAGAATATGCTGATAAGGAGGAGATACTGCATGGCCACAGAGAAAATACCAGTCGCCGAAGGCACGAAAGAGATGATCAGCAAAGGATTAGAGACAATCTTGATGGTTATCACTCTGTTAAGCATAAAGACGAGGTCTGGCTCCAAAGAGAGAGGGGTGAGAGGCAGAGgcagagggagagggagagggaggagtTATATAGGGTAAAACAATCCAGTGAAGAAAATTTACCAAAacgagagagagaagaaggacGAGCATCTGCAAGGAGTGGGCGTGTTGTGGATGACAAAGCATGGGCTGGCCATGCTTGGGGGAAAGATGAATATAAAGTTTCTGATAAAGAGTACCAACTTAAAGATACAGTTCGAATCAGTGAACACCAGAAAAGAAGGGACCGAATGGAGGATGAAAGTCTTTCACATCATAGGGGACAAGATGATGTTTATGCACGTGGAAATCAGTTTAGTAATGAAGAGAGAAGATCCAGGCAGGAAAGGTCAAGCTCTCGGGTTGATCGCACTGTAGATACTTCTGTTAGCCAAAGGGTGCATGAGAAGAAGCATAAAGAAAACCCAAGGAAGAATAAAGAATCTGATGGAGATCATGGCACTTGGGGCCCTTCCAAAAGAAACCAAGACAACCTGAATGGTCACAGTGATGAAACG GTTTTAAAACGCTCTCGTGAGCCAGGAAGCAGAGAGGCTGAGATCTTGATGCAATTGAACTCTTCCAAAAGACTCAAGAAAAATGCTTCCTCGGATGATGAACAACAAGATTCCAGGAGAGGACGCTCAAAATTGGAGCGTTGGACAAGCCATAAAGAGAGGGATTACAATATCAGCAAGGCATCAGCTTCCTTAAAGTTTAAAGAGACTGATAGGAATAACAATGGTGGATCTTTACAAGGCAGTAAACTTTCTGATGAACCCCCTAAGAAAGTTGAGACTGttgagaagcaggcaaaaatcGAGACTGTTGAGAAGCATTGCACAGGTGAAGAGAAAGATGTTGCTGATGCAGAGAATAAGGATACTGATACAAAGCCATCGGGGGACCGGCACTTGGACACGGTTGAGAAGTTGAAGAAGCGGAGTGAGAGGTTCAAGCTTCCAATGCCAAGTGAGAAAGATGCCTTCTCAGTAAAAAAGATGGAGAGCGAGGCGGTGCCTTCTGTCAAACCTGAGACTCCTGCAGATTCAGAGATTAAACCAGAGCGGCCTCCTCGAAAACGAAGGTGGATCAGCAATTGA